A genome region from Acinetobacter sp. YWS30-1 includes the following:
- a CDS encoding cation diffusion facilitator family transporter: MSEHHDHSHAVVTEENSKKLMVALGLTTTFLIVEVVAAFITQSLALLSDAAHMFTDVAALAIALAAIKIGKKAADDKRTFGYQRFEILAALFNAVMLFVVAIYIVYEAYQRFTNPAEIQSVEMMIVAVIGLVVNLISMKILSASAEGSLNIKGAYLEVLSDALGSIGVIIGGIVIYFTQWMWVDTVIAVLIGFWVLPRTWILLKQSINILLEGVPDEIDIESLRNDLLKLEGVEGIHQLKVWAISSKNIHLTAHLVAPNSNTDQLYQKALEVLKHNHSITEITLQIESKECNTLEQHKH; this comes from the coding sequence ATGTCAGAACATCATGATCATAGCCATGCGGTTGTTACTGAAGAAAATAGTAAGAAGTTAATGGTTGCCTTAGGTTTAACGACTACTTTTTTAATAGTAGAAGTTGTCGCTGCTTTTATTACCCAAAGTTTGGCTTTGTTATCTGATGCAGCTCATATGTTTACTGATGTAGCCGCTTTAGCTATTGCTCTTGCCGCTATCAAAATTGGTAAAAAAGCCGCAGATGATAAAAGAACTTTTGGCTATCAGCGATTTGAAATTTTAGCGGCTCTGTTTAATGCGGTGATGCTTTTTGTGGTAGCAATATATATTGTATATGAAGCTTATCAACGTTTTACGAACCCTGCTGAAATTCAAAGTGTTGAAATGATGATTGTCGCGGTCATTGGTTTGGTCGTAAATTTGATTTCAATGAAAATCCTTTCTGCTAGTGCTGAAGGAAGTCTAAATATAAAAGGTGCATATTTAGAAGTTCTTAGTGATGCTCTAGGATCGATAGGCGTGATTATCGGAGGAATAGTTATTTATTTTACCCAGTGGATGTGGGTTGATACCGTAATCGCTGTGTTAATTGGCTTCTGGGTCTTACCTCGAACTTGGATTTTATTAAAACAAAGTATTAATATTCTGCTTGAAGGAGTTCCTGATGAGATTGATATTGAGTCGTTAAGAAATGATTTATTGAAGCTAGAGGGCGTTGAAGGGATTCATCAGTTGAAAGTCTGGGCTATATCCTCAAAAAATATTCATTTAACTGCTCATTTGGTTGCTCCGAATAGCAATACAGATCAACTCTATCAAAAGGCCTTAGAAGTTCTAAAACATAATCATAGTATTACTGAAATTACGTTACAAATAGAAAGTAAGGAATGTAATACATTGGAACAGCATAAACATTAA
- a CDS encoding efflux RND transporter permease subunit: MSTETPQIPDHESVKPEGLFDRLIQFSIHNAIWVMLFIAAWIAIGIYSYQKLPIDAVPDITNTQVQINTSANGFTALEMEQRITYPIENAMSGMPKMEQTRSISRYGLSQVTIIFEDGTDIYWARQLINQRLQEAMGEMPEDVQPNMSPISTGLGEIYQWVIKAEPNAKKPDGTPYSAMDLREIQDWIVRPQLQRVKGVAEINSIGGFNKTYVVAPDLNRLQQLQIPLSDLQTALTENNENRGAGYIEKNGQQLTVRVPGTLNTIEDIQNISITNKNGYPIRVADVANVSIGHDLRTGAATYNGEETVLGIAMMMMGENSRTVAQAIDEKVQSIQQSLPKGVVIETVYDRTHLVDRAIKTVQKNLIEGAILVIVILFLFLGNFRAALITACVIPLSMLFTLTGMAEQKISANLMSLGALDFGIIIDGAVVIVENCIRRLAEAQKLKGGLLSRSERFKEVFLAAKQARRPLIFGQLIILVVYLPIFTLTGVEAKLFHPMAMTVVLALIGAMILSVTFVPAAVALFVTGEVKETESRWMHWLKTKYELLLDRAYELRLFVTIVAACILVLTGVLATQTGSEFAPQLGEGDFAVQQMRSPSTGLEQSLRMQENTEKLLLKEFPEIKAIFARTGTAEVATDVMPPNISDGVVLLKPHDEWPDPKQTIDELRQRMITFLATLPGNNSEFSQPIELRFNELISGVRSDVGVKLFGDDMEILNREANKISQKIKSISGATAVNVEQTSGLPLLNVEVDKSRAAQYGLSVRAIQDLVATSVGGQNVGTILQGDKRFDFVIRLDESQRSPEQLALLPVQLPNGGLVQLQDVARVENILGINQVSRENGKRRVVITANVEGRDLGSFVTELQSTLSKQELPSGYWIDYGGQFQNLMSAKARMQLVVPLALLTIFILLMAVFHNIKESLLVFSGVPFALCGGLIALWLRDIPLSMSAGVGFIALSGVAVLNGLVMLTFIKELRQQYDLYYATWQGAILRLRPVLMTACVASLGFVPMALATGTGAEVQRPLATVVIGGIISSTLLTLVLLPVLYRWMNEKKVS, from the coding sequence ACCGATTGATGCTGTACCAGATATTACCAATACTCAGGTGCAGATTAACACTTCAGCCAATGGTTTTACGGCTTTAGAAATGGAACAGCGGATTACATATCCAATCGAGAATGCCATGTCAGGCATGCCGAAAATGGAACAAACCCGTTCTATTTCACGCTACGGCTTATCGCAAGTGACCATCATTTTTGAAGATGGCACGGATATTTACTGGGCCAGACAGCTTATCAACCAGCGCTTGCAAGAAGCAATGGGAGAAATGCCTGAAGATGTGCAACCTAACATGTCGCCTATTTCGACAGGTTTAGGTGAAATCTATCAATGGGTGATTAAAGCCGAACCAAATGCTAAAAAGCCGGATGGAACCCCTTATTCGGCGATGGATTTACGTGAAATTCAGGATTGGATTGTAAGACCGCAATTACAGCGCGTAAAAGGCGTTGCGGAGATCAACAGTATCGGTGGCTTTAATAAAACCTATGTGGTTGCCCCTGATCTGAACCGATTGCAACAATTGCAAATTCCTTTGTCTGATTTACAAACTGCCTTAACAGAGAATAATGAAAACCGTGGTGCTGGCTATATTGAGAAAAATGGACAACAGCTAACGGTTCGTGTTCCCGGCACTTTAAACACGATTGAAGATATCCAGAACATCAGTATTACCAATAAAAACGGCTATCCTATTCGGGTGGCAGATGTCGCCAATGTCTCAATTGGTCATGACTTAAGAACAGGGGCTGCAACCTATAATGGTGAAGAAACTGTATTGGGTATTGCCATGATGATGATGGGAGAAAATAGCCGTACCGTTGCTCAAGCCATTGATGAAAAGGTGCAATCGATCCAGCAATCGCTACCTAAAGGTGTGGTGATTGAGACTGTGTATGACCGTACGCATTTGGTTGATCGGGCGATCAAAACCGTTCAGAAAAATTTGATTGAGGGTGCAATCCTCGTCATTGTTATTTTATTTCTCTTTCTAGGTAATTTCCGTGCTGCGCTGATCACGGCTTGCGTTATTCCACTGTCAATGCTGTTTACCTTGACGGGAATGGCAGAGCAGAAGATTAGTGCAAATCTGATGAGTTTAGGGGCACTGGACTTCGGTATTATTATTGATGGTGCAGTGGTTATTGTAGAAAACTGTATCCGTCGGCTAGCAGAAGCTCAGAAGCTGAAAGGTGGTTTACTTAGCCGTTCTGAAAGATTTAAAGAAGTCTTCTTGGCTGCAAAACAGGCGCGTCGTCCTCTCATCTTTGGACAGTTAATTATTTTGGTAGTTTATCTACCTATCTTTACCCTGACGGGTGTAGAAGCCAAACTTTTCCATCCTATGGCAATGACGGTTGTACTGGCTTTAATTGGGGCCATGATTTTATCTGTCACTTTTGTGCCAGCCGCAGTTGCCCTATTTGTCACTGGAGAAGTCAAGGAAACCGAAAGTCGCTGGATGCATTGGCTTAAAACTAAATATGAATTGCTTTTAGATAGAGCCTATGAGCTTCGTTTATTTGTGACTATTGTGGCTGCCTGTATTTTAGTGCTTACGGGTGTGCTAGCTACTCAAACAGGTAGCGAGTTTGCACCTCAACTGGGTGAAGGTGATTTTGCTGTTCAGCAAATGCGTTCCCCAAGTACAGGGTTAGAACAGTCACTGAGAATGCAGGAAAATACTGAAAAGTTACTGTTGAAAGAATTTCCTGAAATTAAAGCAATCTTTGCCCGTACCGGTACAGCAGAAGTGGCCACAGATGTCATGCCACCCAACATTTCAGATGGCGTGGTACTGTTAAAACCTCATGATGAATGGCCTGATCCAAAACAAACGATTGATGAGCTTCGCCAAAGAATGATTACTTTCTTAGCGACATTGCCGGGAAATAACAGTGAGTTCTCGCAACCCATTGAACTGCGTTTTAACGAGTTAATTTCAGGGGTGCGAAGTGATGTGGGTGTCAAGTTATTTGGCGATGATATGGAAATTCTGAATCGTGAAGCGAATAAGATTTCTCAGAAAATTAAATCAATTTCAGGCGCGACAGCCGTTAATGTAGAGCAAACCAGCGGCTTACCCTTGTTGAATGTAGAAGTTGATAAGTCCAGAGCAGCACAATACGGCTTGTCGGTAAGAGCAATTCAGGATCTGGTGGCGACAAGTGTCGGTGGTCAAAATGTTGGAACCATTCTACAGGGAGACAAGCGTTTTGATTTTGTTATCCGTCTAGATGAATCCCAGCGTAGTCCCGAGCAGTTAGCGCTACTTCCTGTTCAATTGCCAAATGGTGGTTTAGTCCAACTGCAAGATGTTGCACGCGTTGAAAATATCCTGGGTATTAATCAGGTCAGCCGTGAAAATGGTAAACGTCGGGTGGTTATTACTGCAAATGTAGAAGGACGCGATTTAGGCTCATTCGTAACAGAACTTCAGAGCACGTTATCCAAACAGGAATTACCAAGCGGTTATTGGATAGATTATGGCGGTCAATTTCAAAATCTGATGTCTGCAAAAGCGCGTATGCAATTGGTGGTTCCGCTCGCATTGTTGACGATCTTTATTTTATTGATGGCTGTATTCCATAATATCAAAGAAAGCTTACTGGTCTTTAGTGGTGTCCCGTTTGCCTTATGTGGAGGCTTAATCGCGTTGTGGTTGCGTGACATTCCATTATCCATGTCAGCAGGGGTTGGCTTCATTGCACTATCGGGGGTGGCTGTACTGAATGGCTTAGTCATGCTCACCTTTATCAAAGAGTTGCGACAGCAATATGACCTTTATTATGCAACGTGGCAGGGTGCAATTTTGCGTCTTAGACCTGTGCTGATGACCGCTTGTGTGGCGTCCCTTGGGTTTGTCCCGATGGCTTTGGCAACCGGAACTGGGGCAGAAGTACAGAGACCTTTAGCAACAGTGGTTATTGGAGGAATTATCTCCTCTACCCTGCTTACATTGGTTTTATTGCCCGTACTGTACCGCTGGATGAATGAAAAGAAAGTTTCTTAA
- a CDS encoding IS6-like element IS1006 family transposase has product MNPFHGRHFQGEIILWAVRWYCKYGISYRELQEMLAERGVNVDHTTIYRWVQRYAPEIEKRLRWYWRNPTDLSSWHIDETYVKVNGRWSYLYRAVDQRGDTIDFYLSSRRNTKSAYCFLGKILNNVKKWQIPQVINTDKAPTYGRALSRLKREGKCPPDLEHRQIKFKNNVIECDHGKLKRIIRATLGFKSMKTAYATIKGIEVMRALRKGQASSFYYGQPQGEVCLINRVFGL; this is encoded by the coding sequence ATGAATCCTTTCCATGGTCGGCATTTTCAGGGCGAAATCATTCTTTGGGCTGTGCGCTGGTATTGTAAATATGGCATTAGCTATCGTGAACTGCAGGAAATGCTGGCCGAACGGGGTGTGAATGTTGATCACACGACTATTTACCGTTGGGTTCAACGTTATGCTCCTGAAATAGAAAAACGTTTACGCTGGTATTGGCGTAATCCTACAGATCTGAGCTCGTGGCATATTGATGAAACCTATGTAAAAGTGAATGGACGATGGTCTTATCTGTATCGTGCAGTCGATCAACGTGGCGATACCATTGATTTTTATCTTTCTTCTAGACGTAATACCAAATCAGCATATTGTTTTCTTGGAAAAATTTTAAATAATGTGAAGAAGTGGCAAATTCCACAAGTGATCAACACGGATAAAGCACCCACATATGGACGTGCTTTATCACGGTTAAAACGGGAAGGTAAATGTCCACCAGACCTTGAGCACAGGCAGATTAAGTTTAAAAATAACGTGATTGAATGTGATCATGGCAAGCTAAAGCGGATCATCAGGGCCACATTAGGATTCAAATCTATGAAGACGGCTTATGCCACAATTAAAGGTATTGAAGTCATGCGTGCACTACGTAAAGGACAAGCATCGTCATTTTATTATGGTCAGCCTCAGGGTGAAGTATGTCTAATCAACAGGGTTTTCGGTCTCTAA